Proteins from a single region of Theobroma cacao cultivar B97-61/B2 chromosome 10, Criollo_cocoa_genome_V2, whole genome shotgun sequence:
- the LOC18587060 gene encoding 11-oxo-beta-amyrin 30-oxidase: MKSCTATTTATSNPFLSFFVRAWNSGSCDYSLDTSRFLRDYAVWEINAFLWISLITITCLLTNKLFQLFKLWTQARKIPGPPCPSFYGHFNTVSKQSLTELLSDSHGDYGSVVKLWLGPTQLLVSIKEPELIKEMLLKAKDKLPLTGKAFRLAFGRSTLFASSFDKVEKRRESLASELNGRLIERANVIPTKAVDCIMEKLHHIMGKGSIDCKMVSQHMAFTLLGAMLFGDTFLAWSKATIYEELLMRIAKDACFWASYSVTPFWERGFWRYQRICTKLKCLTQDLVQQCSKNYKLYHGMDPVSHNETANAGMEATVGSKSYSGIFLQDFFSLEELNCHLKAREEPCGNIMGMMFHGCLTTAGLISNMLVRLVTHPEIQHKIYSEIIMAQKGSGEIDQPNVEKMPLLLATVYESARLMPAGPLLQRCSLKHDLRLKSGVIIPAGAILVVPVQLVQMDDSSWGNDAAKFNPYRFLSTTEKTSGSLNKDISVAGPVELLDQGQSSFVLNDPNKNPAFLPFGSGTRACVCQKFVIQGIARLFASLLERYEVRLQPGSKTNSKPMTNDTIFQNFPSPEIAFAIRNN, from the exons atgaagtcaTGTACCGCTACCACTACTGCTACTTCCAaccctttcctttccttctttGTGCGAGCATGGAATTCTGGCTCTTGTGATTATTCCCTGGACACTTCTCGTTTCCTTAGAGACTATGCTGTTTGGGAAATCAATGCTTTTCTTTGGATTTCTCTTATAACCATCACTTGTCTCCTTACTAACAAGCTTTTTCAGCTCTTCAAGTTATGGACTCAGGCTCGCAAAATTCCTGGCCCTCCTTGTCCTTCCTTTTATGGCCATTTCAATACTGTCTCCAAACAAAGTCTCACAG aGCTCTTGTCAGATTCTCATGGGGACTATGGATCAGTTGTGAAGTTATGGTTGGGCCCTACACAGCTTTTGGTTTCAATAAAAGAGCCAGAACTTATCAAAGAGATGCTGTTGAAGGCTAAGGATAAACTGCCGTTGACCGGAAAGGCTTTCCGTTTGGCCTTTGGACGATCCACCCtctttgcttcttcttttGATAAG GTGGAAAAGAGAAGAGAGTCATTGGCATCTGAATTGAATGGAAGATTGATTGAGAGAGCAAATGTGATCCCTACCAAGGCTGTGGATTGTATCATGGAAAAATTACACCACATCATGGGCAAAGGAAGTATTGATTGTAAGATGGTTTCTCAGCATATGGCCTTCACTTTGCTTGGAGCTATGCTCTTTGGTGACACATTCTTGGCTTGGTCTAAGGCAACTATTTATGAGGAGCTCTTGATGAGGATTGCTAAGGATGCTTGCTTTTGGGCCTCATATAGTGTTACTCCCTTTTGGGAACGAGGATTTTGGAGGTATCAACGAATATGTACAAAGTTGAAATGCCTAACTCAAGATCTTGTTCAACAGTGCAGTAAAAATTACAAGCTATACCATGGCATGGATCCAGTCTCTCATAATGAAACTGCAAATGCTGGAATGGAGGCCACAGTTGGTTCAAAATCCTATTCTGGCATCTTTTTGCAAGATTTCTTTTCCCTGGAAGAGCTTAATTGCCATCTTAAGGCAAGAGAAGAACCTTGTGGCAATATTATGGGTATGATGTTTCATGGATGCTTAACAACAGCAGGTTTGATCAGCAATATGTTGGTGAGGCTTGTTACTCATCCAGAAATACAGCATAAG ATTTACTCAGAGATAATTATGGCACAGAAAGGTTCAGGGGAGATAGATCAACCTAATGTAGAGAAGATGCCTTTATTGTTGGCAACTGTCTATGAATCTGCTCGTCTTATGCCAGCTGGGCCTTTGCTACAGAGATGTTCTCTAAAACATG ATTTGAGGCTCAAGTCTGGAGTAATTATACCGGCTGGAGCAATACTTGTTGTACCTGTACAGTTGGTGCAGATGGATGATTCTAGTTGGGGTAATGATGCTGCTAAATTTAATCCATATCGTTTTCTGTCAACTACTGAAAAGACATCCGGTTCACTGAACAAGGATATATCCGTTGCAG GACCTGTTGAACTATTGGACCAAGGACAGAGTTCATTTGTTTTGAATGATCCAAATAAGAATCCAGCTTTTCTTCCCTTCGGTTCTGGTACACGTGCCTGCGTTTGCCAGAAGTTTGTCATTCAAGGAATTGCAAGATTGTTTGCATCCTTGCTTGAACGATATGAG GTGAGGCTTCAGCCAGGATCAAAGACAAACTCAAAACCAATGACAAATGAcactatttttcaaaattttccaagTCCAGAAATAGCGTTTGCGATAAGGAATAACTGA
- the LOC18587058 gene encoding uncharacterized protein LOC18587058 isoform X2, whose translation MRKAEANLARIKKIMQADEDVGKIALAVPVLVSKALELFLQDLCDRTYEITLQRGAKTMSSLHLKHCVQSYNVFDFLRDIVSRVPDYGHGHSDAGADDRTISKRRKATGDEGNDSDEESKRSRMHDVGHAGTSGRGRGRGRGRGRGRGARNVERDSHRELEPEPCQPLQHSNKSLSTPGMVIDDGSESKELMKENTIGEDANQAVRNFDLNAEVDENVDTKASAGASAAAATTATATAAAAAQPSSAEPTTETKHEEYPGWSLSEMDKMAIDPLQLAQLGRRLDEDEEDYDEEG comes from the exons ATGAGAAAAGCAGAGGCTAATTTG GCTCGTATTAAAAAGATTATGCAAGCTGATGAAGATGTTGGGAAGATTGCTTTAGCAGTGCCTGTTTTAGTTT CTAAAGCATTGGAATTGTTTCTGCAAGACCTTTGTGATCGTACGTATGAGATTACCCTTCAGAGAGGAGCAAAGACGATGAGCTCATTGCATCT AAAGCATTGTGTACAGAGCTATAATGTATTTGACTTTCTAAGGGATATTGTCAGCCGGGTTCCTGACTATGGTCATGGCCATTCTGATGCTGGTGCTGACGATCGAACTATTTCCAAAAGAAG AAAAGCTACTGGAGATGAAGGGAATGACAGTGATGAAGAGTCAAAGAGGAGCAGAATG CATGATGTGGGTCATGCGGGGACAAGTGGCAGAGGGAGAGGCCGGGGACGAGGAAGGGGCCGTGGAAGGGGAGCTCGAAATGTGGAAAGAGATTCTCATCGTGAATTAGAACCAGAACCCTGCCAACCTCTTCAGCACAGCAACAAAAGTCTTTCAACCCCTGGAATGGTGATAGATGATGGCTCTGAGTCAAAGGAACTGATGAAAGAGAACACAATTGGTGAAGATGCCAATCAAGCTGTAcggaattttgatttgaatgcTGAGGTAGATGAGAATGTGGATACGAAGGCCTCAGCAGGTGCCTCTGCTGCTGCGGCAACAACAGCAACAGCAACAGCAGCGGCAGCAGCTCAGCCTTCATCAGCAGAGCCTACAACAGAAACTAAACATGAAGAATACCCAGGCTGGTCTCTTTCAGAAATGGACAAGATGGCCATTGATCCTCTTCAACTTGCTCAGCTTGGCAGAAGGTTAGATGAGGATGAAGAAGATTATGATGAGGAAGGGTAA
- the LOC18587059 gene encoding cysteine proteinase inhibitor 6 has product MRKPNCLLFSFFSVAIQFLFFDKFSAESILCSEPMATTLGGVHPSHGSQNSAELENLARFAVDEHNKKENAMVEFVRVVKATEQVVAGTLHHLTVEAIDAGKKKLYEAKVWVKPWMNFKELQEFKHAGDADVSPSFTASDLGVKKDVHGPGLQALPTHDPVVQDAANHAVKTIQQRSNSLVPYELKEIVHAKAEVLEDFAKLDMLLKVKRGDKEEKFKVEVHHKSEGTFHLNRMEPDHS; this is encoded by the exons ATGCGAAAACCCAATTGCCTactcttctccttcttctccGTAGCAATCCAATTTCTCTTCTTTGACAAGTTTTCTGCTGAATCAATCCTCTGCTCTGAACCAATGGCCACCACTTTGGGCGGAGTCCACCCTTCCCATGGTTCCCAGAACAGCGCCGAGCTCGAAAACCTCGCTCGCTTCGCCGTCGATGAGCACAACAAGAAAGAGAACGCGATGGTGGAGTTTGTGAGGGTGGTGAAGGCAACCGAGCAAGTGGTGGCTGGGACACTCCATCATTTGACGGTGGAAGCTATTGATGCCGGCAAGAAGAAGCTTTATGAGGCCAAAGTGTGGGTCAAGCCTTGGATGAATTTTAAGGAATTGCAGGAGTTTAAGCATGCTGGTGATGCTGATGTTTCCCCATCTTTTACTGCTTCTGATCTCGGTGTCAAGAAAG ATGTGCATGGCCCTGGATTGCAAGCCTTGCCGACACATGATCCTGTAGTTCAAGATGCTGCGAATCATGCTGTCAAGACCATCCAGCAGAGATCCAATTCCCTGGTGCCTTATGAACTTAAAGAAATAGTTCATGCCAAGGCTGAG GTGCTAGAAGACTTTGCCAAACTCGACATGCTTCTCAAGGTCAAGAGAGGAGACAAGGAAGAGAAGTTCAAGGTGGAGGTACACCATAAGAGTGAAGGGACTTTCCATCTGAATCGCATGGAGCCAGATCACTCTTGA
- the LOC18587058 gene encoding dr1-associated corepressor homolog isoform X1, which translates to MRKKLDTRFPAARIKKIMQADEDVGKIALAVPVLVSKALELFLQDLCDRTYEITLQRGAKTMSSLHLKHCVQSYNVFDFLRDIVSRVPDYGHGHSDAGADDRTISKRRKATGDEGNDSDEESKRSRMHDVGHAGTSGRGRGRGRGRGRGRGARNVERDSHRELEPEPCQPLQHSNKSLSTPGMVIDDGSESKELMKENTIGEDANQAVRNFDLNAEVDENVDTKASAGASAAAATTATATAAAAAQPSSAEPTTETKHEEYPGWSLSEMDKMAIDPLQLAQLGRRLDEDEEDYDEEG; encoded by the exons ATGAGGAAGAAGCTCGATACCCGTTTTCCCGCT GCTCGTATTAAAAAGATTATGCAAGCTGATGAAGATGTTGGGAAGATTGCTTTAGCAGTGCCTGTTTTAGTTT CTAAAGCATTGGAATTGTTTCTGCAAGACCTTTGTGATCGTACGTATGAGATTACCCTTCAGAGAGGAGCAAAGACGATGAGCTCATTGCATCT AAAGCATTGTGTACAGAGCTATAATGTATTTGACTTTCTAAGGGATATTGTCAGCCGGGTTCCTGACTATGGTCATGGCCATTCTGATGCTGGTGCTGACGATCGAACTATTTCCAAAAGAAG AAAAGCTACTGGAGATGAAGGGAATGACAGTGATGAAGAGTCAAAGAGGAGCAGAATG CATGATGTGGGTCATGCGGGGACAAGTGGCAGAGGGAGAGGCCGGGGACGAGGAAGGGGCCGTGGAAGGGGAGCTCGAAATGTGGAAAGAGATTCTCATCGTGAATTAGAACCAGAACCCTGCCAACCTCTTCAGCACAGCAACAAAAGTCTTTCAACCCCTGGAATGGTGATAGATGATGGCTCTGAGTCAAAGGAACTGATGAAAGAGAACACAATTGGTGAAGATGCCAATCAAGCTGTAcggaattttgatttgaatgcTGAGGTAGATGAGAATGTGGATACGAAGGCCTCAGCAGGTGCCTCTGCTGCTGCGGCAACAACAGCAACAGCAACAGCAGCGGCAGCAGCTCAGCCTTCATCAGCAGAGCCTACAACAGAAACTAAACATGAAGAATACCCAGGCTGGTCTCTTTCAGAAATGGACAAGATGGCCATTGATCCTCTTCAACTTGCTCAGCTTGGCAGAAGGTTAGATGAGGATGAAGAAGATTATGATGAGGAAGGGTAA